The Halorientalis sp. IM1011 genome window below encodes:
- a CDS encoding molybdenum cofactor guanylyltransferase produces the protein MRTGVIVAGGYATRFGEGDKAVADLAGTPMIRRVADRLAPVIDRLVVNCRPEQREAIAEALSGYDHPRTVAEDEESDRGPMTGMLTGLRAVESEFAVVVACDMPFVAPGLVDHLFEQARPHDAAVPRVDGRDQPLQAVYRTDATVAACEAALARDQRAVFAALAELDWVAVPEAEIETHATLDSLRNVNTREDLRKAIAEF, from the coding sequence ATGCGAACGGGCGTGATCGTCGCCGGCGGGTACGCCACCCGGTTCGGAGAGGGAGACAAGGCCGTCGCCGACCTCGCGGGCACCCCGATGATCCGGCGGGTCGCCGACCGCCTCGCGCCCGTAATCGACCGGCTGGTCGTCAACTGCCGCCCCGAGCAACGCGAGGCCATCGCGGAGGCGCTGTCGGGGTACGACCACCCGCGAACCGTCGCCGAGGACGAGGAGTCGGACCGAGGACCCATGACGGGGATGTTGACCGGGCTGCGCGCGGTCGAATCCGAGTTCGCCGTCGTCGTGGCCTGCGATATGCCCTTCGTGGCTCCCGGGCTGGTCGACCACCTCTTCGAGCAGGCCCGCCCACACGACGCCGCAGTTCCGCGAGTCGACGGCCGGGATCAACCCCTGCAGGCGGTCTACCGGACCGACGCGACCGTGGCGGCCTGCGAGGCCGCACTCGCACGAGACCAGCGGGCGGTGTTCGCCGCGCTCGCCGAACTGGACTGGGTCGCGGTCCCCGAAGCCGAGATCGAGACTCACGCCACGCTCGACTCGCTCCGGAACGTCAACACCCGCGAGGATCTGCGGAAAGCGATAGCGGAGTTCTGA